From Odontesthes bonariensis isolate fOdoBon6 chromosome 21, fOdoBon6.hap1, whole genome shotgun sequence, a single genomic window includes:
- the pecam1a gene encoding platelet endothelial cell adhesion molecule, producing MGSRPPRLLLQLLISLLLIWQCTRGESSFIINNVGLTILPKSTVQSGTPVSIRCQVSVSHSNISQLLHNFQLTRDDAPIHSTNTTEDSVVYELNPARAADSGSYECRVRVKDKSSPSNSQTLDVTGLQTPTLFLNNLAPYENEEFMATCSAPEEKGPLKFQFYRRFRNGEPEKIKQLQKTGNSSETTLRLKHIGECYLSCDYEISLVSGNRGSNRSNEIQMIVKVLNITPVMNILPSQNVFEGDIVEVICKVVDIPLKNIEVFLVKDKRILKKAVSALSHVFTAQEGGSGELVCKAEWGNVRKENYKEFTVKELFSKPRLTVEPIELFEGDRLKLTCSVSIYVPETINNETMKFFFYKDNIKLEMVNETTKSTYNDNIQQTRAETYITVVNRETNGNYSCKAQTASLRHNFIKESQRLVVQAKVPVSKPVLSVVGGTLFLGKRFQLLCHSDRGTLPITYTLHVPSRLTEQKVVREPGEPAIFNSPAILKSLDLNNFLCHARNSFSKPAEVALGQQLLHSTRIIEPVSKPVLTIHPNAGDISEGQSVSLICSVHSGSPPINFTWYHSETKGALASLSTNKLEGTHRIQHLRGEHGGEYFCVSSNLAKETKHSLKVTIGVKLAGWKKGLIAVFCILLLLILILVIAFKTRLLKFKRKRTGKLSVKSASTKTERLSLTQAEVNEAANVTPGMIGKSVWSEHVSGSESEDQNSVTVPEKPEPQYTEVQIREADPNGAPVKQGTDTVYSEVRNSQQGVPELTDGVSVEYAQLNHDNDQHSDHSNHGDHSANVDHPTEIDNSVSIDTGDQGGETCDSTPDS from the exons ATGGGCTCCAGACCCCCCAGACTGCTGCTTCAGCTTCTCATCAGCCTCCTACTCATCT GGCAATGCACTAGAGGAGAGTCAT CATTCATCATAAACAACGTTGGCCTCACCATCCTACCCAAAAGCACAGTTCAGAGCGGGACACCGGTGTCGATACGCTGCCAGGTCAGCGTCAGTCACAGCAACATCTCTCAACTCTTACACAATTTCCAGCTCACACGGGATGACGCTCCCATCCACTCCACTAACACCACAGAAGACTCGGTGGTATATGAGCTCAACCCAGCAAGGGCAGCTGACTCCGGAAGTTACGAATGTCGAGTCAGAGTTAAGGACAAGAGCAGCCCCAGCAACAGCCAGACACTGGATGTAACAG gCCTGCAGACCCCCACTCTGTTTCTGAATAATTTAGCACCCTATGAGAATGAGGAATTCATGGCCACCTGCAGTGCCCCAGAGGAAAAAGGACCCTTAAAATTCCAATTTTACCGGAGATTTAGGAATGGAGAGCCTGAGAAGATAAAGCAGCTACAAAAAACTGGAAATTCCTCAGAGACCACTCTAAGACTCAAACACATAGGTGAATGCTACCTGTCCTGTGACTACGAGATCAGTTTGGTTTCTGGGAACAGAGGCTCCAACCGCAGCAATGAGATTCAAATGATTGTCAAAG TGCTCAACATTACCCCTGTGATGAATATTCTGCCCTCCCAAAATGTCTTTGAGGGGGACATTGTGGAAGTTATCTGTAAAGTGGTGGATATCCCATTAAAGAACATTGAAGTATTCCTTGTGAAGGACAAAAGGATTCTCAAGAAAGCTGTGTCAGCCCTCAGTCATGTATTTACTGCCCAGGAGGGGGGCTCTGGGGAGCTTGTCTGCAAGGCAGAGTGGGGAAATGTCCGGAAAGAAAACTATAAAGAATTCACAGTCAAAG AGCTGTTTTCAAAGCCACGGCTGACTGTGGAGCCCATAGAACTATTTGAAGGAGACCGTCTCAAACTGACCTGCTCTGTGTCTATTTACGTTCCTGAGACGATCAACAATGAAACCATGAAATTCTTCTTCTACAAGGATAACATCAAACTGGAGATGGTTAATGAAACCACAAAATCGACCTACAACGATAACATCCAACAGACCAGAGCAGAGACGTATATTACTGTGGTGAACCGTGAAACAAATGGCAACTACTCCTGTAAAGCCCAGACTGCTTCTCTGAGACATAATTTCATTAAGGAGAGCCAAAGACTTGTTGTTCAAGCCAAAG TTCCTGTTTCGAAACCTGTGCTGAGCGTGGTCGGGGGCACGCTGTTTTTGGGAAAGCGTTTCCAGCTGCTCTGTCACAGTGACAGAGGCACTCTGCCCATCACGTACACCTTGCACGTCCCAAGCAGGCTGACTGAGCAGAAAGTTGTGAGAGAGCCAGGAGAACCGGCCATCTTCAACTCCCCAGCCATCCTCAAGAGCTTGGATTTAAACAATTTTCTTTGCCACGCAAGAAACAGTTTTAGCAAGCCCGCCGAGGTAGCATTGGGACAGCAATTGCTGCATTCAACCAGAATAATAG AGCCTGTGTCAAAACCGGTGCTGACTATTCATCCCAACGCAGGGGACATTTCTGAGGGGCAGAGCGTGAGTCTCATCTGCTCCGTTCATAGTGGGAGTCCACCCATTAACTTCACCTGGTACCACAGTGAGACAAAGGGTGCCCTTGCTTCCCTCTCTACCAATAAACTGGAAGGAACCCACAGAATACAACATCTTAGAGGAGAGCATGGAGGGGAATACTTCTGTGTGAGCTCAAACCTGGCCAAGGAAACCAAGCATAGTCTCAAAGTCACAATTGGAG TGAAGTTGGCTGGGTGGAAGAAAGGTCTTATTGCGGTCTTCTGCATCCTACTTTTACTCATCTTGATCCTCGTTATTGCCTTCAAAACACGTCTCCTTAAATTCAAGAGGAAAAGAACTGGCAAGCTGTCGGT GAAGTCGGCCAGCACCAAAACAGAGCGACTGAGCCTTACCCAGGCAGAAGTCAACGAGGCTGCCAATG TAACGCCTGGCATGATTGGAAAAAGTGTTTGGAGTGAACATGTTTCAGGCTCTG AGTCTGAAGACCAGAACAGTGTGACCGTACCAGAAAAGCCCGAACCTCAGTACACAGAAGTGCAAATCAGAGAGGCAGATCCTAACGGAG CTCCAGTGAAACAGGGCACAGACACCGTGTACAGCGAAGTGCGCAACTCTCAGCAGG GTGTTCCAGAGCTGACTGACGGT